A portion of the Candidatus Parvarchaeota archaeon genome contains these proteins:
- a CDS encoding DNA-directed RNA polymerase subunit N — protein MFFPIRCFTCGSVIADLHEDYDRKVKEGQNPARALDDLGVERYCCRRMFIAHVDVVDKIIKYNKL, from the coding sequence ATGTTCTTCCCGATAAGATGTTTCACATGCGGCTCGGTGATTGCCGACTTGCACGAGGATTATGACAGGAAGGTCAAGGAGGGGCAAAACCCGGCAAGGGCGCTTGACGACCTTGGGGTTGAAAGATACTGCTGCAGGCGCATGTTCATTGCGCACGTGGACGTTGTTGACAAGATAATTAAATACAACAAGCTTTGA